The Alphaproteobacteria bacterium GM7ARS4 genome includes a region encoding these proteins:
- a CDS encoding shikimate kinase — MSCLKEHIIVLVGMMGCGKTTIGKKLSTIIPMPFIDSDAVIEQRYRMSIQHIFRRHGEDVFRHYERECIIHTILERPASVVALGGGAFIQKAIRDAITRQHAISLWLDVPLPILTQRLARKNAHRPLLHGKNTRHRLRTLYRQRQPFYAQANIRCPCSMEKPDITTRQALDALQHYVQHKEWSCNSTS; from the coding sequence ATGTCCTGCCTCAAAGAGCATATCATTGTCCTCGTGGGCATGATGGGATGTGGAAAAACGACCATAGGAAAAAAACTCAGCACCATCATCCCCATGCCTTTCATCGATAGCGATGCCGTCATAGAACAACGTTACCGCATGTCCATCCAACATATTTTCCGTCGCCATGGCGAGGATGTCTTTCGTCACTATGAAAGAGAATGCATTATCCACACCATCCTCGAACGACCAGCGTCCGTTGTTGCTCTCGGTGGCGGCGCCTTCATCCAAAAAGCCATACGCGACGCCATCACACGACAACATGCCATTAGCCTATGGTTAGATGTGCCTCTGCCTATCCTCACCCAACGTTTAGCAAGGAAAAACGCGCATCGCCCCCTCCTCCATGGCAAGAACACACGCCATCGACTCCGCACACTCTACAGGCAACGACAACCCTTCTATGCCCAAGCCAATATCCGTTGTCCTTGTTCTATGGAAAAACCCGATATAACGACACGACAAGCCCTTGACGCCCTACAACATTATGTCCAGCATAAAGAATGGTCATGCAACAGCACGTCATAG
- a CDS encoding DHH family phosphoesterase, translating into MHGQRRKERQCAAYDDMMKETMVRAGDVPLVQGHESVSGCAWHRRASSMEDEKRLSQHYGMSAVMARLLVSRGYGISDETDALWHGDGSWEDGVAWLDSMAYERFSLLPLVAQRCVEALSKGEKIGLFTDYDVDGACSAAILDHYLRRFCAHGIVRAVPERVREGFGPNAQRIEALRASGVRLLFVCDCGSADKAFWSPYTQDMDIIIFDHHRMHEDWGDGEDGCWVVNPHKREGTEPSSLAYRHACATVLCFMFVVVLSRLQRTIGQHASIGRMGRVVPSTRDMVGYTGFVALAIICDVVSMDRHHHRLVRLGLRVLNSACCGDITPPHETRPSLWGELYAGLCHLIRCARVGLPVDEETCAYVIGPCLNAGSRLGESRRALDMLVEGRASDAERLYHVNKRRKAMQAQWSARFMTEKKDNDCVLWDKACPIGILGLLASMRVSRFHRPSFVFGQREDGVWVGSCRSVRGVNVEAWLCEAVATGTLWRGGGHAMAGGMCARDEAQLRLFAHFIEEKWDRMAGVLAKPVLWVDGVMGGLVARHDRKKGHKKSETARIPVDFTLWDDMARLRPWGVDYPVPCFMFSSMTIESIRFFGDGQAHGACRLRSSMSLGHGEIEAVAFHCWQSGLGAFLKRYEGRAARFAGHVRCEMVAGMRRLRLHLVDAAPIESVQNR; encoded by the coding sequence ATGCATGGTCAAAGGCGCAAAGAGAGACAATGTGCCGCCTATGATGATATGATGAAGGAGACGATGGTAAGAGCAGGGGACGTCCCTTTGGTGCAAGGCCATGAGTCGGTCTCAGGCTGTGCTTGGCATCGTCGCGCCAGCTCGATGGAGGATGAAAAGCGCCTCTCACAGCATTATGGCATGTCGGCAGTGATGGCGCGTCTCTTAGTGAGTCGTGGCTATGGCATTTCTGACGAGACGGACGCTTTGTGGCATGGCGATGGTTCTTGGGAGGATGGCGTCGCATGGCTTGACAGCATGGCGTACGAGCGTTTTTCCCTGTTGCCTCTGGTGGCACAACGATGTGTGGAAGCACTGAGCAAGGGTGAGAAGATAGGCCTCTTTACCGATTATGATGTGGATGGGGCATGTTCGGCCGCCATCCTTGACCATTATTTACGTCGCTTCTGTGCGCATGGTATCGTGCGCGCTGTGCCAGAAAGGGTGCGTGAGGGTTTTGGCCCCAACGCCCAGCGGATAGAGGCTTTGCGCGCCAGCGGTGTTCGGCTCTTGTTCGTGTGCGATTGTGGCAGTGCCGACAAGGCCTTTTGGTCGCCTTACACACAGGATATGGACATTATCATCTTTGACCACCACCGCATGCATGAGGATTGGGGGGATGGGGAAGACGGCTGTTGGGTGGTGAATCCGCACAAACGCGAAGGGACAGAGCCTTCATCCCTAGCCTATCGCCATGCCTGTGCCACAGTGTTGTGTTTCATGTTTGTTGTCGTTCTCTCGCGCCTTCAGCGCACGATAGGACAGCATGCGTCTATCGGGCGCATGGGGCGTGTCGTGCCATCAACGCGGGATATGGTGGGTTATACGGGTTTTGTCGCGCTCGCTATTATCTGTGATGTGGTCTCTATGGATAGGCATCATCACAGGCTCGTTCGTTTGGGTTTGCGTGTCTTAAATAGTGCGTGCTGTGGCGACATCACACCCCCTCATGAGACTCGTCCCTCCCTGTGGGGAGAACTCTATGCGGGGCTCTGTCATCTGATACGTTGTGCGAGGGTGGGGTTGCCTGTGGATGAAGAGACGTGTGCCTATGTCATCGGTCCTTGTTTGAACGCTGGTTCGCGTTTGGGTGAGAGCAGGCGCGCTTTAGATATGTTGGTTGAGGGTCGTGCGTCCGATGCTGAGCGTCTTTATCATGTGAATAAGCGCCGTAAAGCCATGCAGGCGCAATGGAGTGCGCGTTTCATGACAGAGAAGAAAGACAATGATTGTGTCTTGTGGGATAAGGCATGTCCCATTGGCATTCTGGGTTTATTAGCGTCCATGCGTGTGTCGAGGTTTCATCGTCCGTCTTTTGTCTTTGGACAGCGAGAGGATGGGGTATGGGTTGGCTCATGCCGTAGTGTTAGGGGGGTGAATGTCGAGGCGTGGCTGTGCGAGGCTGTCGCCACTGGCACTTTGTGGCGTGGCGGTGGACATGCGATGGCAGGCGGTATGTGCGCGCGGGACGAGGCGCAGTTACGTCTCTTTGCTCATTTTATCGAGGAAAAATGGGACAGGATGGCTGGTGTTCTAGCGAAACCCGTCTTATGGGTTGATGGCGTGATGGGTGGACTGGTGGCGAGACATGACCGCAAGAAGGGCCACAAGAAAAGTGAGACGGCGCGCATCCCTGTGGACTTTACGTTGTGGGACGATATGGCGCGTTTGCGTCCATGGGGGGTGGATTATCCCGTGCCGTGCTTCATGTTTTCGTCCATGACGATCGAGTCGATACGTTTTTTCGGTGACGGGCAAGCGCATGGCGCATGCCGTCTACGTTCCTCCATGTCATTGGGGCATGGCGAGATAGAGGCGGTGGCCTTTCATTGTTGGCAGAGTGGCTTAGGCGCCTTTCTTAAGCGCTATGAAGGCAGAGCCGCGCGCTTTGCAGGCCATGTCCGTTGCGAGATGGTGGCTGGCATGCGCCGTCTCCGCCTTCACCTTGTGGATGCTGCGCCTATAGAGAGCGTTCAGAATCGGTAA
- a CDS encoding TonB-dependent receptor has protein sequence MSFEKKQSVRWRRSIGVVAAMTLLCLPISRTGHAETTELPTIHVHAPTPLHHSGMVVDDVPHNVHIVQPDTYNSNDLAAMIHSQLGSLTIHDVQNNPYQKDVSLRGYIASPLLGSPQGIAFYQNGSRFNDVFGDVIQWDTLPTFAIESVQVIPGANPVFGLNAIGGAISVNMKNAFSQPHHQIALSGGSFAQSNNVVEVRHVSFDKTWGSYLGGTYFREDGWRDFSSSRVGQIYGDVTKKTDKLTWSLNVSASDSELVGNGPTPEDLLAVEGRDAIYTHPDRTENENILFATQASYIMDSKWTFRGNAHVRLRERSTLNGDEFEAEECDVGGDEFFVTDEDAVDADGDCLDEDGNKASDIDDVEDAIILSTGDALEEDDLPDGLDDDDIAALNTSTTESSDISLTGQAHYDDIFYGRPFSAIFGVNYHYGQVEYHSQTTLGMFDATRGVSSLALLVGGETPVDLETTQHHVGTYFTSSYELLSALTLTVDGRYNRTTIELENTGGAHNNDLNGDHVYSRYNPGASLLWRVSPLFQLYGRYGEGNRTPTASELACADPEQPCRLPNAFLADPPLEHVVNRSYELGMRGRYTDASVTWQWHTSLFSGHNHNDILFVAGNAIGTGYFTNAGRTRRQGIEFGVQGTTKSLRYALNYAFVDAEYRTDEVLPSGEAYENLDDALCDDDGCYVKKGNAIPGIPRHNIKGGITLFVDNVSFGVEGIYTARQYLRGDDVNAFDPIPSAVVFNLKAGYQLFDNLDVHLDVYNLLDEEYETFGIIAEPELDAGGRSPRFLGPGAPRTFLGRVNYRF, from the coding sequence ATGTCTTTTGAAAAAAAACAATCCGTGCGCTGGAGGCGGTCCATAGGGGTCGTCGCTGCCATGACTCTCCTGTGCTTGCCTATATCACGGACAGGACACGCAGAAACAACAGAATTGCCAACAATTCATGTCCATGCGCCTACCCCCCTGCACCATAGTGGGATGGTGGTCGATGATGTGCCACACAATGTCCACATCGTCCAGCCTGACACGTATAACAGCAACGACCTTGCGGCCATGATTCATAGCCAATTGGGTTCACTGACAATCCATGATGTGCAGAACAATCCCTACCAAAAGGACGTATCTCTTCGAGGGTATATTGCATCGCCTCTCTTGGGGAGTCCTCAAGGCATTGCCTTTTACCAAAATGGTAGTCGATTCAATGACGTCTTCGGTGACGTTATTCAGTGGGACACACTCCCGACATTTGCCATTGAGAGCGTGCAGGTCATTCCCGGGGCGAATCCTGTCTTTGGCCTGAACGCCATCGGCGGTGCTATCAGCGTCAACATGAAGAACGCCTTTTCCCAGCCCCATCATCAGATAGCGCTCAGTGGCGGCTCTTTCGCCCAATCCAACAATGTTGTCGAAGTTCGACATGTCAGCTTTGACAAGACATGGGGAAGCTATCTGGGCGGAACATATTTCCGCGAGGATGGGTGGCGCGACTTCTCCTCTAGCCGTGTCGGACAAATTTATGGCGATGTCACAAAGAAGACTGACAAACTGACGTGGTCTCTCAATGTGAGCGCCAGCGATTCCGAACTCGTCGGGAATGGGCCGACTCCTGAAGATCTCTTGGCCGTAGAGGGCCGAGACGCCATCTATACCCATCCCGATAGGACGGAAAACGAAAATATCCTCTTCGCCACCCAAGCGTCATATATCATGGATAGCAAGTGGACATTTCGAGGCAACGCCCATGTCCGTCTGCGAGAACGTTCGACACTGAACGGAGACGAATTCGAAGCGGAAGAGTGTGACGTAGGAGGCGATGAATTCTTTGTCACCGATGAGGATGCTGTGGATGCTGATGGGGATTGCCTCGATGAGGATGGCAACAAAGCATCAGATATCGATGATGTGGAGGACGCCATTATCCTCAGCACGGGCGACGCCTTAGAGGAAGATGATTTACCCGATGGCCTCGATGATGACGACATTGCCGCCCTCAACACAAGCACCACCGAAAGCAGTGATATAAGCCTCACAGGGCAGGCGCACTATGACGACATATTTTATGGACGTCCATTCTCTGCTATCTTTGGGGTCAACTACCATTATGGACAGGTTGAGTATCATAGCCAGACAACGCTAGGCATGTTCGATGCGACAAGGGGCGTGAGCTCTCTCGCCTTGCTCGTTGGCGGTGAGACGCCTGTGGACTTGGAAACGACTCAACATCATGTCGGGACGTACTTCACCTCGAGCTATGAACTCTTGTCAGCACTGACACTTACCGTTGATGGACGCTATAACCGCACGACTATCGAATTGGAGAATACAGGAGGCGCGCATAATAATGACCTGAACGGCGACCATGTCTATAGCCGTTACAACCCCGGTGCCTCACTCCTCTGGCGTGTGTCGCCGCTCTTTCAGCTCTATGGGCGCTATGGCGAAGGAAATCGCACACCCACCGCCAGCGAGCTGGCATGCGCTGATCCCGAACAACCATGTCGCCTCCCTAATGCGTTTCTCGCAGACCCTCCTTTGGAGCATGTCGTCAATAGGTCCTATGAATTGGGTATGAGAGGGCGTTATACCGATGCCTCTGTCACATGGCAGTGGCATACGAGCTTGTTCAGCGGACATAATCACAATGACATCTTGTTTGTCGCTGGCAACGCCATTGGCACAGGGTATTTTACCAACGCTGGACGCACGCGCCGACAAGGTATCGAATTCGGTGTCCAAGGCACAACGAAGAGCCTCCGCTATGCGCTCAATTATGCCTTCGTCGATGCCGAATATCGAACGGATGAAGTCCTGCCTTCTGGGGAAGCCTATGAAAATCTGGATGACGCGCTGTGCGATGACGATGGCTGTTATGTGAAGAAAGGCAACGCCATCCCCGGTATCCCGCGCCATAACATCAAGGGCGGTATCACCCTCTTTGTTGACAATGTGTCCTTTGGCGTCGAGGGCATTTATACCGCTCGACAATATCTCAGGGGAGATGACGTCAATGCTTTCGACCCCATTCCTAGCGCTGTCGTCTTTAATCTCAAGGCGGGGTATCAGCTCTTCGACAATCTCGATGTGCATCTCGATGTCTATAACCTGTTGGATGAAGAGTATGAAACATTCGGGATTATCGCCGAACCTGAGTTAGATGCGGGAGGACGTAGCCCTCGATTCTTGGGGCCAGGCGCGCCTCGCACCTTCTTGGGACGCGTCAATTACCGATTCTGA